The following coding sequences lie in one Nakaseomyces glabratus chromosome I, complete sequence genomic window:
- the PDX3 gene encoding pyridoxamine-phosphate oxidase PDX3 (CAGL0I04708g~Pyridoxamine 5?-phosphate oxidase), whose amino-acid sequence MSEKETTQQPIIFAPETYQYDKYSLNEGQLKDDPIDQFVEWFDDAKNDPRETLPEAITFSSAELPSGRVSSRVLLFKELDHRGFTIYSNWKTSGKAHDIATNPNVAINFFWRDLQRQIRIEGFSEHVNRETSERYFQTRPRGSKIGAWSSPQSTVLKDRNELEHIVQENENRFKGVEDVPCPDYWGGLRVVPLRIEFWQGRPSRLHDRFVYERKTEHDPWELHRIAP is encoded by the coding sequence ATGTCTGAGAAGGAGACCACGCAGCAACCAATTATATTTGCACCAGAAACTTATCAATATGATAAGTACTCGCTGAATGAGGGTCAACTGAAAGATGACccaattgatcaatttgTTGAATGGTTTGATGACGCTAAGAATGACCCCAGAGAGACACTACCAGAGGCAATCACATTTTCTTCTGCCGAACTTCCCAGTGGAAGAGTCTCATCTCGTGTGTTATTGTTCAAAGAATTGGACCACAGAGGTTTTACCATCTATTCTAACTGGAAAACAAGTGGTAAAGCACATGACATTGCCACAAATCCAAACGTTGCtattaatttcttttggaGAGATTTGCAAAGGCAAATCCGTATTGAAGGTTTCTCAGAGCATGTTAATCGCGAGACATCAGAAAGGTATTTTCAAACTAGGCCTCGTGGTTCGAAGATAGGTGCTTGGTCTAGTCCTCAATCCACTGTATTGAAAGATAGAAATGAGTTGGAACATATTGTCCAAGAAAATGAGAATAGATTTAAAGGTGTCGAAGATGTGCCATGTCCTGACTACTGGGGTGGTTTGAGAGTAGTCCCTTTGCGTATTGAGTTTTGGCAAGGAAGGCCAAGCCGTCTACATGATAGGTTCGTATATGAAAGGAAAACAGAGCATGACCCATGGGAACTACATAGAATCGCTCCATGA
- the CHS2 gene encoding chitin synthase CHS2 (CAGL0I04818g~Ortholog(s) have chitin synthase activity): protein MTRNPFMVDSSPQRLTRFHTNNSTDELYDSQSFQGLPQSPSRAALRYSPERRNRQQFYRDSNHNSPAVDRYTSNLQQSPHRPTETVIPMRPYENTYMSPTRFPSQSSKYTASTATALSFHDEFKDKDDVSSYAYDDQSTIYTSNTFNETKFELNHPTRQPYVRRANSEMKKRNHEVPLAKSKAILKLDNPIPKDLLDTLPRRDSPEFTEMRYTACTVEPDDFLAEGYGLRFAEMNRECQIAICITMYNEDKFALARTIHSIMKNVAHLCSRERSSVWGPNGWKKVSVILISDGRAKVNQGSLDYLAAIGLYQEDMAKASVNGDPVKAHIFELTTQVSINADLDYESQGIVPVQMVFCLKEENKKKINSHRWLFNAFCPVLQPNVVTLVDVGTRLNTTAVYHLWKVFDMDSNVAGAAGQIKTMKGKWGLKLLNPLVASQNFEYKISNIMDKPLESVFGYITVLPGALSAYRYRALENHSDGTGPLNSYFLGESQEGSSYDVFTANMYLAEDRILCWELIAKRDANWVLKYVKEATGETDVPEDIPEFISQRRRWLNGAMFAALYAHLHFFQIWKTKHSFLRKFFLHIEFFYQFVQMTFSWFSIANFVLTFYYLAGSMNRVIKHGEALFIFFKYLIFCDLASLFIISMGNRPQGAKVLFILSMILLTICAAYSLICGFVFAIIALKSQSEPHHIFVNVVISLLSTYGAYAFCSFMYLDPWHVFSSSIQYFLTLPAFTCTLQIFAFCNTHDVSWGTKGSTQESKQLSKAIVVQGPDGTQIVETDWPQEVDKKFLEIKSRLKEVEYEDVHVDESQKRNDYYRDIRTRIVMIWMLSNLILIMSIIQAYPPERINNGYLIFILWSVAALAGFRAVGSISFLFMKYLRMGVKYMHKRQRGTAKGVHMKAPKINIFNKEGST, encoded by the coding sequence ATGACTCGGAACCCATTCATGGTAGACTCCTCTCCTCAGAGGTTGACCAGATTCCACACCAACAATAGCACAGATGAATTATATGATTCTCAAAGTTTCCAGGGGCTACCGCAATCACCCTCCAGAGCAGCTTTGAGATACTCTCCTGAAAGACGTAACAGACAGCAGTTTTACCGTGATTCTAATCACAACTCTCCAGCAGTTGATAGATACACTTCAAATTTACAACAATCACCTCATAGGCCGACGGAAACAGTCATTCCAATGAGGCCATATGAGAATACTTATATGTCGCCAACAAGATTCCCTTCTCAAAGTTCAAAATATACCGCTTCTACTGCTACAGCTTTATCGTTTCATGACGAGTTCAAGGACAAAGATGATGTATCAAGCTATGCTTACGACGATCAATCCACGATTTATACTTCGAACACCTTTAATGAAACCAAGTTTGAATTAAACCATCCTACTCGCCAGCCATATGTTCGTCGTGCTAACtcagaaatgaaaaaacGTAACCATGAAGTTCCTCTAGCAAAGTCAAAagcaattttgaaattggaTAATCCAATTCCTAAGGATTTACTTGATACTTTGCCAAGAAGGGATTCCCCAGAATTCACTGAAATGAGATACACCGCTTGTACTGTAGAGCCGGATGATTTCTTAGCCGAAGGTTATGGATTGAGATTTGCTGAAATGAATCGTGAATGTCAGATAGCAATCTGTATTACAATGTACAATGAAGACAAATTCGCTCTTGCTAGAACCATTCATTCAATCATGAAAAATGTTGCACATCTATGTAGCAGAGAGAGATCGTCAGTTTGGGGACCTAATGGTTGGAAGAAAGTTTCGGTCATATTGATCAGTGACGGTCGTGCTAAAGTAAACCAAGGTTCGTTGGATTATTTGGCAGCTATTGGTTTATACCAGGAGGACATGGCAAAGGCCTCTGTCAACGGAGATCCTGTCAAAGCACATATCTTCGAATTGACTACACAGGTTTCCATAAACGCTGATCTCGATTATGAATCACAGGGGATTGTTCCTGTTCAAATGGTTTTCTGTTTaaaggaagaaaacaaaaagaaaattaattCGCATAGATGGTTGTTCAATGCATTCTGCCCGGTATTGCAACCTAACGTAGTCACATTAGTGGATGTTGGTACCCGATTGAACACAACTGCAGTTTACCATTTGTGGAAGGTCTTCGACATGGACTCTAACGTTGCTGGTGCGGCAGGCCAAATTAAGACAATGAAGGGTAAATGGGGTTTGAAACTTCTAAACCCATTGGTTGcttctcaaaattttgagTACAAAATTTCGAATATCATGGATAAACCTTTAGAAAGTGTATTTGGCTATATTACTGTGTTACCTGGTGCACTTTCAGCATACAGATATAGAGCACTGGAAAATCATAGTGATGGTACTGGTCCATTGAATTCCTACTTTTTAGGGGAATCACAAGAAGGTTCAAGTTATGATGTATTCACTGCTAATATGTACTTGGCAGAGGATAGAATTTTATGCTGGGAATTGATAGCTAAAAGAGATGCCAATTGGGTATTAAAGTATGTTAAAGAAGCAACCGGTGAAACAGATGTTCCTGAAGATATACCCGAGTTTATTTCTCAGAGAAGGCGTTGGTTAAACGGTGCTATGTTTGCAGCCCTTTATGCTCATTTgcatttctttcaaatatggAAAACAAAACACTCATTTTTAAGAAAATTCTTCCTGCATATTGAGTTTTTCTATCAATTTGTGCAAATGACGTTCTCATGGTTCTCCATTGCTAATTTTGTTCTGACATTTTACTATTTAGCTGGTTCTATGAATAGAGTTATCAAGCATGGAGAGGCATTGTTCATATTCTTTAAATACCTGATTTTCTGTGATCTGGCAAGTTTATTCATTATTTCCATGGGTAATAGACCTCAGGGTGCTAAGGTGCTGTTTATATTGTCCATGATACTTCTTACAATATGTGCAGCCTATTCGTTAATATGTggttttgtttttgcaaTCATTGCATTGAAATCGCAATCAGAACCACATCATATCTTCGTGAATGTAGTCATTTCATTACTTTCGACTTATGGTGCATACGCATTTTGTTCATTCATGTACTTGGATCCATGGCATGTGTTCAGTTCATCGATACAATACTTCCTAACTCTACCAGCTTTTACTTGCACATTGCAAATCTTTGCATTCTGTAACACACACGATGTTTCATGGGGTACAAAGGGTTCTACACAAGAATCAAAGCAGCTTTCTAAAGCTATTGTTGTTCAAGGACCTGATGGCACTCAAATTGTGGAAACTGATTGGCCTCAGGAAGTTGACAAGAAATTCTTGGAGATAAAGAGCAGATTGAAAGAAGTCGAGTATGAGGATGTTCATGTTGATGAATCGCAGAAGAGAAATGATTATTATAGGGATATCAGAACGCGTATCGTGATGATATGGATGCTTTCCAATTTAATTCTGATAATGTCTATTATTCAGGCCTATCCACCTGAAAGAATTAACAATGGATACCTAATATTCATTTTATGGTCTGTTGCAGCATTGGCCGGTTTCAGGGCTGTTGGATCTATTTCATTCCTATTCATGAAATATTTGCGTATGGGTGTTAAATATATGCATAAGAGACAGCGTGGTACCGCTAAAGGTGTCCATATGAAAGCACcaaaaatcaatattttcaacaAGGAAGGTAGCACCTGA
- the CSG2 gene encoding mannosylinositol phosphorylceramide synthase regulatory subunit (CAGL0I04774g~Ortholog(s) have enzyme regulator activity, role in cellular calcium ion homeostasis and fungal-type vacuole, integral component of endoplasmic reticulum membrane localization) has protein sequence MSNSLLWFTGVIGYVIQTKCISTIQSRQVVATSASEQDAAGVDTGNTSSGTYILTLYLTFIYFASWTFLMPIAKMWKEFKQSTEPDQADLVPIVEGDEDPEHRNTNRMLLQYYQRQANKNNQIVSWRNFTYFLKLIVLTALLIIALVTYNLALSMSPAFDVALIQNTSIFEIVTLLYGVCGLARRQNVFRNFIIMLTALIGILIISYTKATCDMLSGKLSINKDTGELSDPFLFDRLKSSLLCGLGALTIGPFAVLWNRWFGGRSRSSSVLTKTLPQSSVSHSLLEHIKARNAVNSFVKQCTHLSFIGLVGMIVLFPFLPAIPTSSETVSFLYSDRTFWLSAMVGIVFGVIPCLLSLLLLNRNASPEYLTTCNLGAIIFMGISDWISEPTQTTIIRWEVIGYIILTICCLILSFTFNEKKMQH, from the coding sequence ATGTCAAACTCTTTACTATGGTTTACCGGTGTGATCGGTTACGTGATACAGACTAAATGTATATCGACTATACAGTCGAGGCAAGTTGTTGCTACGAGCGCGTCGGAACAGGATGCAGCAGGCGTGGATACAGGTAACACTTCAAGCGGTACGTATATACTCACGCTGTACCTGACATTCATATATTTCGCATCATGGACTTTCTTGATGCCTATAGCTAAAATGTGGAAAGAGTTCAAACAGAGTACCGAGCCTGATCAGGCAGACCTGGTGCCCATTGTCGAAGGGGACGAGGATCCTGAACACAGAAACACGAATAGAATGCTGTTGCAATACTACCAACGCCAGGCTAACAAGAACAACCAAATAGTGTCGTGGAGAAACTTCACCTATTTTTTGAAGCTGATAGTATTGACCGCTTTACTGATCATAGCTCTGGTCACTTATAACTTGGCCCTGTCCATGTCACCAGCTTTTGACGTGGCTCTGATCCAAAACACTTCGatctttgaaatagttACTTTGTTGTATGGTGTCTGCGGTTTGGCAAGGAGACAAAACGTCTTCAGAAACTTCATTATCATGCTTACTGCTCTGATTGGTATTCTGATCATATCATACACCAAAGCCACCTGCGATATGCTATCTGGTAAATTATCTATTAACAAAGATACAGGCGAACTATCTGATCCTTTCTTATTTGACAGATTAAAGAGTTCCTTGCTatgtggtctgggtgcttTGACTATTGGTCCATTCGCAGTGCTTTGGAACCGTTGGTTTGGTGGCCGCTCTCGCAGCTCGAGTGTGCTCACAAAAACTTTGCCACAATCTTCTGTTTCACATTCGCTGTTGGAACACATCAAGGCCAGAAATGCTGTCAACAGTTTTGTCAAACAATGTACTCATCTATCTTTCATTGGTTTGGTCGGTATGATTGTCTTATTTCCATTCCTGCCTGCCATTCCAACGTCAAGCGAAACtgtatcttttctttacagCGATAGAACATTCTGGCTATCAGCTATGGTTGGTATTGTATTTGGTGTAATCCCATGCTTATTATCCCTATTATTGTTGAATAGAAATGCCTCTCCTGAGTACTTGACCACATGCAACTTGGGTGCAATTATCTTTATGGGTATTAGCGACTGGATTAGTGAACCAACTCAAACAACCATCATAAGATGGGAAGTGATCGGATACATTATTTTGACCATTTGCTGTTTAATCCTGAGCTTTACATttaatgagaaaaaaatgcaGCATTAA
- the ATP3 gene encoding F1F0 ATP synthase subunit gamma (CAGL0I04686g~Ortholog(s) have ATPase activity, proton-transporting ATP synthase activity, rotational mechanism, proton-transporting ATPase activity, rotational mechanism activity and role in ATP synthesis coupled proton transport), translated as MLSRNIINGSRSIAWASTRNYATLKEVETRLKSIKNIEKITKTMKIVASTRLSKAEKAKLAAKKMDAADKQFYNNAETKPLEAEGETPKELVIAITSDKGLCGAIHSQLAKAVRRHLAEAPQADVVTIGDKIKTQLLRSNPDNLKFSINGVGKEAPTFEESSLIADKILTELNAGIYPKISIYYNDPISSLSFEPTSKPVFNPETIEQSPSYSKFEIDADNKVSRDLFEYTLANQIMTAMAEGYAAEISARRNAMDNASKNAGDMINRYSILYNRTRQAVITNELVDIITGASSLE; from the coding sequence ATGTTGTCTagaaatattatcaatggTAGTAGGTCGATTGCCTGGGCATCGACCAGAAACTATGCCACTTTgaaagaagttgaaactAGATTGAAGTCCATTAAAAACATCGAAAAGATTACAAAGACCATGAAAATTGTCGCTTCTACTAGATTGAGTAAAGCTGAGAAAGCCAAACTAGCTGCAAAGAAGATGGATGCTGCTGACAAACAATTTTACAACAACGCCGAGACAAAACCTTTGGAAGCAGAGGGTGAAACTCCTAAAGAATTGGTCATTGCCATCACTTCGGACAAGGGTCTATGTGGTGCTATTCACTCACAATTGGCCAAAGCAGTCAGAAGACATTTAGCTGAAGCTCCACAAGCTGATGTCGTTACTATTGgtgataaaataaagacCCAACTATTGAGAAGCAATCCAGATAATTTGAAGTTCTCAATCAATGGTGTTGGTAAAGAAGCCCCAACTTTTGAGGAATCTAGTTTGATTGCTGACAAAATCTTGACCGAATTGAATGCTGGTATTTATCCAAAGATCTCTATCTACTACAATGATCCAATAAGTTCTTTGTCATTTGAACCTACTAGCAAGCCAGTTTTCAATCCAGAAACAATTGAACAATCCCCATCATACAGCaagtttgaaattgatgCTGACAACAAGGTATCCCGTGACCTTTTTGAATACACTTTGGCTAACCAAATTATGACCGCAATGGCCGAGGGTTATGCTGCTGAGATTTCAGCCAGAAGAAATGCTATGGATAACGCTTCTAAGAATGCTGGTGATATGATCAACAGGTACTCCATTCTATACAACAGAACTAGACAAGCTGTTATTACCAACGAATTGGTGGATATTATTACTGGTGCTTCATCTTTGGAGTAA
- the CDS1 gene encoding phosphatidate cytidylyltransferase (CAGL0I04752g~Ortholog(s) have phosphatidate cytidylyltransferase activity), which yields MAKKSNAKRLATKKANAATVASNAATDATEKKPESRKYNFLIRTIWTFIMIGGFFAVLASGHIWCVMLILLCQIAIFMECIAVTSGSSRERDLPLTKTLNWYFLITTIYYLEGSSLFRFLEPAFYKYTLLRMVVEHHKFICYCFYVFGVVLFVCSLRKGHLKFQFASLCITHMVMLFVVAQAYLVTKNVLNGLFWFLLPCGLVIVNDIFAYLCGITLGRTKLIAISPKKTLEGFLGAWFFTALASIILTRLLSPYMYLTCPVQDLHTNFFSNLTCDLNPVFLKQDYKTPPFIAEKYGINVITVKPIYFHALNLATFASLVAPFGGFFASGLKRAFKVKDFGHSIPGHGGITDRVDCQILMGSFTYLYYTTFINERGITIESIISTILINFNEKQIIEIVLRLNKKLLESGLLEKKEFKSIGQIYSKCADRL from the coding sequence ATGGCAAAGAAGAGTAACGCTAAAAGGCTGGCTACCAAGAAAGCCAATGCAGCTACTGTTGCAAGTAATGCTGCCACAGACGCCactgaaaagaaaccaGAAAGTAGAAAGTATAACTTTCTAATAAGAACGATATGGACATTCATTATGATCGGAGGATTTTTTGCCGTTTTGGCATCAGGCCACATCTGGTGTGTAATGCTGATTTTGTTATGTCAAATTGCTATATTTATGGAATGTATAGCTGTGACAAGTGGATCAAGCCGTGAAAGAGATTTACCATTAACAAAGACTCTAAACTGGTACTTCTTAATTACTACCATTTATTACTTGGAAGGCTCTTCCCTTTTCAGATTCTTGGAACCAGCATTCTACAAATACACTTTATTAAGAATGGTTGTTGAACATCACAAGTTTATTTGTTACTGTTTCTACGTGTTTGGTGTGGTATTATTCGTTTGCAGTTTAAGAAAGGGTCActtgaaatttcaatttgcCTCCCTTTGTATCACGCACATGGTTATGctatttgttgttgctCAAGCTTACTTAGTTACTAAAAATGTATTAAATGGTTTATTTTGGTTCCTATTGCCATGCGGATTGGTTATTGTAAATGATATATTTGCATACCTTTGTGGGATTACTTTGGGACGTACTAAATTAATTGCCATATCTCCAAAAAAGACCTTAGAAGGTTTCCTAGGTGCTTGGTTTTTCACTGCGCTTGCAAGTATCATCTTAACAAGATTGTTGTCACCATACATGTACCTGACATGTCCAGTGCAAGATTTGCACACcaacttcttctccaaCCTGACTTGTGATTTGAATCCAGTATTTTTGAAGCAAGACTATAAGACACCTCCATTTATCGCTGAGAAGTACGGTATCAACGTCATTACCGTTAAGCCAATTTATTTCCACGCCTTGAATTTGGCTACTTTTGCTTCTCTGGTCGCTCCATTTGGTGGTTTCTTTGCTTCAGGTTTGAAGAGAGCTTTCAAGGTCAAGGACTTTGGTCATTCCATTCCAGGACATGGTGGTATTACCGACAGAGTTGATTGTCAAATTTTGATGGGATCTTTCACGTACCTTTACTACACTACATTTATCAATGAGCGCGGCATCACAATTGAAAGCATCATATCCACTATATTAATAAACTTCAACGAAAAGCAAATCATCGAAATCGTACTCAGACTCAATAAAAAACTACTTGAAAGTGGTCTGttagaaaagaaggaattTAAATCTATTGGACAGATATATTCCAAATGTGCTGACAGGttataa
- the SCO1 gene encoding Cu-binding protein SCO1 (CAGL0I04796g~Ortholog(s) have mitochondrial envelope localization) — protein MIRNVTNIARTRLLTRRVMQQPARPILAATRTFCNSAVVREKKLSRVPLTGRPKGSEPEHGIETSNSIEFSTGKAIALFLVVGGVSYYVFTNEKKKLEARKEAEANRGYGKPSLGGPFTLVDTEGKEFTEKNLRGKFSIVYFGFSHCPDICPDELDKLGEWLDVLDKKHDIHLQPIFITCDPARDSPEVLKQYLSDFHDGIIGLTGTYDQVKHACKQYRVYFSTPPNVKPGQDYLVDHSIFFYLMDPEGNFVEALGRNYDETTGVDKIVQQVRAYQPESERNKAKNSWLSFLNK, from the coding sequence atgataagGAACGTAACTAATATTGCAAGGACCAGACTCCTAACGAGACGAGTCATGCAACAGCCTGCGAGACCAATTTTAGCTGCTACTAGGACTTTCTGTAATAGCGCTGTCGTTAGGGAGAAGAAGCTGAGTAGGGTACCATTGACAGGCAGGCCCAAGGGTTCTGAACCGGAGCATGGTATTGAGACGTCTAACTCCATTGAGTTTTCAACTGGTAAAGCCATTGCATTATTTCTAGTTGTGGGTGGTGTTTCTTACTATGTTTTTACCaatgagaagaaaaagctGGAAGCTCGTAAGGAAGCTGAGGCCAATCGCGGCTACGGCAAGCCCTCATTAGGGGGTCCTTTCACACTTGTCGACACGGAAGGTAAAGAGTTTACTGAGAAGAATCTGCGTGGCAAGTTCAGCATCGTCTATTTCGGGTTCAGCCATTGCCCCGATATTTGTCCCGACGAACTAGATAAATTAGGTGAATGGCTAGATGTTTTGGATAAGAAGCACGATATACATTTACAGCCCATATTTATCACGTGTGATCCAGCTAGAGACTCACCTGAGGTGTTGAAGCAGTACCTGAGCGATTTCCATGACGGTATAATCGGATTAACAGGTACATACGACCAAGTGAAGCACGCGTGCAAGCAATACAGAGTGTACTTTTCTACACCACCAAATGTGAAACCAGGGCAGGACTACCTGGTCGACCACTCCATATTCTTCTATCTAATGGACCCAGAAGGTAACTTCGTCGAAGCACTAGGTAGAAACTACGATGAGACCACTGGGGTAGACAAGATAGTACAACAGGTGAGGGCATACCAGCCTGAGTCAGAGCGCAACAAAGCCAAGAACTCGTGGCTGTCGTTcttgaataaataa
- the HMT1 gene encoding protein-arginine omega-N methyltransferase HMT1 (CAGL0I04730g~Putative hnRNP arginine N-methyltransferase), producing MSKTTVAESATDKQNLNQYEQHYFTSYDHYGIHEEMLQDTVRTLSYRNAIIQNKDMFKDKVVLDVGCGTGILSMFAAKNGAKHVIGVDMSSIIEMARNLVELNGFSDKITLLRGKLEDVELPFPKVDIIISEWMGYFLLYESMLDTVLYARDRYLVEGGLIFPDKCSIHVAGLEDAQYKDEKINYWHDVYGFDYSPFIPLIMKEPIVDTVERNAVNTTRSQLIEFDLNTVTIADLAFKSKFKVQAKRQDVISGLISWFDIEFPAPKGQKPVTFSTGAHAPYTHWKQTVFYFPDDLECETNDVLEGELVCAPNKQNNRDLDVKISYNFKPVGIDASSRTKKNEATFIMH from the coding sequence ATGAGTAAGACTACAGTCGCTGAGTCTGCAACAGACAAGCAGAACTTGAACCAATATGAGCAGCATTATTTCACTTCCTATGATCACTACGGTATTCATGAAGAAATGTTGCAAGATACCGTTCGTACTTTATCCTATCGTAACGCTATAATTCAAAACAAGGACATGTTTAAGGATAAGGTTGTCCTAGATGTCGGTTGTGGTACTGGTATTCTATCCATGTTCGCCGCTAAAAACGGTGCTAAACATGTTATTGGTGTTGATATGTCTAGTATTATTGAAATGGCTAGAAATTTGGTTGAACTGAACGGGTTCTCCGACAAGATTACTTTACTACGTGGTAAGTTGGAAGATGTTGAATTACCTTTCCCAAAGGTTGATATAATCATCTCCGAGTGGATGGGTTATTTCCTTCTATATGAGTCTATGTTAGACACAGTTCTATATGCAAGAGACCGTTACCTTGTTGAAGGCGGTTTAATCTTCCCGGACAAATGTTCTATCCATGTTGCCGGTTTGGAAGATGCTCAGTATAAGGACGAAAAGATTAACTACTGGCATGATGTATATGGATTTGATTACTCTCCATTCATTCCTTTAATTATGAAGGAGCCAATTGTTGACACTGTTGAAAGAAATGCTGTCAACACTACGAGAAGTCAATTAATTGAATTCGATCTAAACACAGTAACAATCGCCGATCTTGCATTCAAATCGAAGTTTAAAGTTCAAGCCAAGAGGCAGGATGTCATTAGTGGTCTAATCTCATGGTTTGACATTGAATTTCCTGCACCAAAGGGTCAAAAGCCGGTAACTTTTTCCACTGGTGCTCATGCTCCATACACTCACTGGAAACAAACTGTCTTCTACTTTCCAGATGACCTAGAGTGTGAAACTAACGATGTTCTTGAAGGTGAGTTAGTTTGTGCACCAAACAAGCAAAATAACAGAGATTTGGACGTCAAAATCAGTTACAACTTCAAGCCGGTTGGTATTGACGCCAGTTCAAGAACTAAGAAGAATGAGGCTACCTTCATCATGCATTAG